The DNA window GTGTTCAGGTGCCAAGCAATCAACAAGCCGACTTTGAGGCTTATTTGGATTGCCTAAAATACCCCTATATTTCAGAGCAAGACAACCCAGCTTATCACTTATTTTTGAGCACAAACTAAAGATAATTAAGCTGTTTCTTGTTGAAGGTTTTGTTTAAGGGTGTCTTCAATCCATTGATTTAAGCTTTTGTGTTCAGATTGAGCGTGCATCACAATTTTCTCATGTAATTGTGAAGGAATGCGCACATTAAAGCGACCTGAATAGTGCTTTTTAGGCTCTATACCTTTTTCTGAACACATGGCATAAAATACATCCAGTGAAACTTTGCCCTCTTTTTTAAGCCCAGCAATGTCCTCTGCATAGAAATCAGCGCTGCCATTAAGGCCAATAAACTCGCCACGAAATAGCTCAATATCCGGGTCGAATTCAATGAATGCTTTTACGCCATCAATTTCAAGTAAGTTTTTCATGGTTTTATTCCTTTGCTATCAAGCCATTTTCGCACACTTGCAACCGCGCCTTTGTCAGTATTAGGTGAAGGATGTGGACGATGAAAAACGCGTACTTCGTTAAATAAGAACACCCCGATGCGTGATCCCTCACGTTCTTCTACGTCTGCGCCTAGAGCGATAAGCAGAGCCTCAATATCTTTCCATTTGATGTTCGCGCTAATAGCCCGAATATTTCACAAATTTGCACCGACCTTGCTTGTTCCTTGATTCCACAAGAAATATTTTCTCAGTCGGCCGTAATCATGGATACGACGCTTCTTCGAAAATTTCCTTGTGAAACCGATGCACTGCGCAATCTCAGCACAAATTCATGAAACATTCGGGCTGGGTCGCTGGTATATGAGTTCTAAAGTTTTAACGTGCGTTTTTTTCATGGTTTTAATGGTACCGCTTTTTGGTGCCAGTTGTCAAAGTGTATAAAAATTTAGCTGTCGGTTTGAAGTTGTTGGAGCAGTTGTTTTGGGGTTTGGCGCAGCGGGTGGCGTTGGGTGAGCCAGCCGATGGCGAGTAATAACATCACACTGGCGCTAATCGAAACTAGCCAGAGTGTTGGGTTCAATTGCGGGCTGAC is part of the Thiomicrospira microaerophila genome and encodes:
- a CDS encoding type II toxin-antitoxin system HicA family toxin, yielding MRAISANIKWKDIEALLIALGADVEEREGSRIGVFLFNEVRVFHRPHPSPNTDKGAVASVRKWLDSKGIKP
- a CDS encoding type II toxin-antitoxin system HicB family antitoxin, encoding MKNLLEIDGVKAFIEFDPDIELFRGEFIGLNGSADFYAEDIAGLKKEGKVSLDVFYAMCSEKGIEPKKHYSGRFNVRIPSQLHEKIVMHAQSEHKSLNQWIEDTLKQNLQQETA